CAAGCTTCATATGacaaccaagtaaaacttgaatGGATTAGCCAATTAAAAATAGCTTTCTTAAGTTCTTGGTTAATTGTGGTGGTCGTGATCATCTTTGCTTATCTAACCCTCATTGTACTTATTTGTCCTAATTAGGCAAGGATATTAAGGAGTTGTATACAAGTATATTGTCAGACAATCTTAGAAGAATGTGGGCCAAATTTAGCTCATTAATTTTTCATGAAAGGCACAACCAAAGAGATCTTTGCAATAAGAGGAGATAACAAGAGTGACATGGGTAGAATAGCgattattttggaggtggaatTTCAGAGAGGAATTTAAGAGAAGACAAGAAATCGCCGCCGTCTCTAGGTTTAGCCGAAAAATTGAttcaaaataaaaagataatcccTAACATCAACTAACCAATTGTTTAAATAGATCTAAAACCCTAAGAGGCAACTCTAACACAATGACAAAAATTGTACTTAAAACCCTAAGGTGCAAAAAACTAAAATAATCCTAACAGAAAAGACAAAATCTCGGATCCTCCTGCATTAAGGAATGACATCACCCTCGCTATCGATCTTGAGTCTCTACGTGACAAGACACGATAAGAGTGATATCACCCTTGCTATTGACCTTGAGGCTCTGTGCGTCATGATTTCTTTTCCCATATCAGTCTCCTCCCTTCCTTAACTCTTCATCTATGTTATGTAACAATAAAATCATCCCCATTTTTAAAATGGGTTATGTCTAATTTTTGAGTGTTTGAGTTTAAATTTTAGTTGGCAATACAAATTATGAATCATATAAGTCTTGCAATTATGAATCCATCCACAGATTTAACTTGAGGAGGGCCCAAGTAGGTCATATAGAGGAAGACAATGAGAAACAAAAACCACATAGTGACATGACCTTGTAAGTGGCATTGATGAACTAGAGGCTGCTAGGTGAGATGCCCTGAGTGACAAGATTTTTGGAGGATGATGTTTTGAAGTTGAAAAGAGATAAGTAGAGTGAGAAAAGTTGTGAGGCATTCGATGGGTGAGAAAGAGGAATATACATTGTGGTATATGTTAAGAAAAAAGAGTCTTAGTAGTTTGATATTGTGATGCTTGAAGTTGAAGATGATTCTATCCTTATGCCCAATTGACATGCATGCAAGACAACAAAGGGAGTGATTACTTTGTTGATAGAAAACTAGGAGAAGGATTGTCTGAGATTTAGTCAATCATAGATCATGACCATGGATAAGATGTTTTGCTACCTCAGCCACTATTAGAAGAGAAGTGGGGTTATTGATAGCAAGACCATTGATGAAGAGGCCGCCCTCAGAATTTCTTTGGCAGGCACCGATTGATTTACGaagttttaaataaatattttaccaTGCATATGGATCTTCAACCAAAATTAGAGAGGAAAAGTTAACTACAGAAGAGCTTTCAGAATAATAGATAAAAGTAGAAGAAAGAAGAGAGTAAATATAGACAAAGTGTCCCTTAAGTAAGCTAGTTGATACATATTTTTTCTCACTGAAGAAGAAAATATACCTCCTCTAGCTGTTGAAAGATTTTTGTTAACTTATCGTATGTCGGTATACAGTGAAAAAAAAAGCATACACAAAGATGAATTAACATATTCATTTTCTGATGTGTAAATTAAGTGTGTGCATTCTATCAAATGTGAAATTTCACGTTGGTTATGCGTTCTTGGAACTCAATGTCTTCAAACTTCAATATTTGCATGTTCACTTGGAGGACAAGTTTCTTGGAATATTATATTGTTTGTCTTGTGGCAATCAAAGTGAACTTGGCTTGATATTCGAGTTGGTTTAGTattttttaggtttaaatttagtttttttctCTGTCTGGTTGATTTTGTTGGTTTTCATATGTGATTTTTATCTTGGTTTGACCAATCACAGTGATATATAACATATAATTTCTTCTTTGTAAAATCTTTCTCAATAACTATTATTATACACAGATCACATATCTGTGTTTTCCATTTTTATGCTATTAATTCTTTTCCATGTCAGGCACTTTCCTTGTTATTCTCATTTGTTGATTATTTCCTCCCTTATGGATCATGCATGAGTGACCTATTTCTTGAATGAGCAGCTTGATGCAATCTCCAGAGTTGGAGCAGGAAGCATCAAATGGATGGAAGTCGGGTAGTGATGACCACTCTAAATCAGGATGCTTTGGTACCCTTATAATGCCTTTTATTCCCTATGAAGATCCACCATATGCATTTTTCAGGATAGTTTATGTTCATTGAAtgccaaaattttatttatgttctATTGGGTTTTCAGGATCTGTGTCTCATGGAATAATTGCATCTAATGGTCTTGAAAATGGATCTTTCGATAGACTTCACTCTACAGTTTGTGCACCAATTAGCCCATTCACAGACGCCACATCTCATGCTATGTCTTCCACTGTATCCCAGAATTTATCAACTACTTTGAGATTTGCATCCATAAGTGGTCAATACAATCAAGCTGCTCATGCAGATCTTAGCCATTCATTAAACCAGTTCAATTTTGGAGTTCAAGGGCAAGGCATAACTAGTTTCCATCCTCATTCACTTCCAGATTTTCATAATGGAACAACAAATGGCACTCCATGTGAATCCTCAAACCTGATGTCAGCTATGAGCTTTAATGTCAACATGAGATCTACTGAAGAAACCAACAACAGATTTCTCCAGAAAGTGGGCTCTGGTACCCTTAATCAGTACAATAATGGTGAGCACTTAAACTTTATGTACTCCTTATTTTCCTCAGTTGCAAATGTGAAGTATATTGAGTTTTATCAATGCGATTTCCTTATCTTACTTTTTTCGTCATCTATTTCCTTGTTCATTCGTCGGTTTTTCTACAGCTATTGGAGTTTCTGGAATTGGAAGTTTCCCTCTTAATGGGCGACCATATGTTTGGGATAATTCAAATGCATATCATCACCAACCCCCTAACCCCATATCATGGCCAAATTTATCATCATTTGCGAACAACGTCCCCCCCACTCATGATCAATCTCAGATGCATGGGGATCCAAGGTCATCTCATATGCTGAATACAGTTCCACATTTGCACCATGCTGGTTCAGCACCTCAAGTCACTCCACTTTGGGACAGACGACATGGCTATGGCGGGGCTGCCACTGATTCACATGCTTTGCTTCCTGGATCTCTTGGAAACATGAGGTTTTCTGACATGCCTAAGCTGCATCCAATGGACATTGCTTCTTGTGGCCTCCCCGTTCATGCTATTGGAAATTGTATCGACCCTAACCCTTCACTTGTGGGGATCTCTTCATCTCAACAAAGGGGCCAGATCTTCCATGGTAGGAGTGCTATGATTCTTACACCTAGTTCACTTGATGGTCCAATTGATCGTATTAAGAGTCGAAGAAATGATGCAAATTCTAATCAGGCTGATAGCAAAAAGCAGTATGAACTTGATATTGAACTTATTATACGTGGTGAAGACTCCCGTACAACACTTATGCTAAAAAACATTCCTAATAagtatgcattcttgtatttcaCTTCAAAATTTCCCTAACCATTTGTTTTCTTTGCCAATTGGAATCCATAACTAAAATGAAGTGTTATAAACTGTTTTGCAGGTATACTTCCAAGATGCTGTTGGCTGCAATTGATGAAAATCATCGCGGCACTTATGACTTTTTCTATTTACCAATTGATTTTAAGGTAAAGTACACAACCTTGATGCACTTGGCTCTCAATGATTTAGTTATCTAATTGTAATGTTCCAATTATCTTGTCAGAACAAGTGCAATGTTGGATATGCATTTATAAACATGACCAAACCTCAGCATATCATTCCATTTTATCAGGTTGGTCGAGTACTTTCTATTgaaatgaatttaatttttgcaTTAGTCTTTTCCTAGGGGGGAAAAAAAGAGATATGGTTGAGTGTCTCAGCTAATGAAAGATCAGTTGGTCAAAATTGTTTTCCTTTATCATATGAAAATATGTTAAAGAAAGGTATTTCACTCTGTGCAGTCATTCAATGGCAAGAAATGGGAAAAATTTAACAGTGAAAAAGTCGCTTCACTTGCATACGCCAGAATTCAAGGGAAATCTGCTCTTATTACTCATTTCCAGAATTCTAGTCTAATGAATGAAGATAAACGTTGTCGTCCTATCATTTTCCATTCAGATGGTCCAAATGCAGGGGATCAGGTACTGtgatattgaatttctattcccCATTTTGTTCAAATTTCACTTTTCCAAGGCTTCTGCTTACAGTGAATTGAGTATCAATGTGTCCtgctaatttcaaaatttcccaCAAGAATTTCTTTTGGTTATTCACAGCACTTCAAATTTTGTATTTCACCTTGTTCAACAAAGTTTTCCCATCTTTCAATAGATATATTTGTTTTGTAAGGTGAAGCACTTGAGGCATATATATTCTGAATTAACCACTGCTTATGGAATTGTTTGACATACATACTTCAAAGTTATGATTTGTCCAGTAGGTTCTTGTTTTGCTTAATTCCTCCTACTATAAATATCCACTGTTTGCTCATTATTCTTCCTTCGAACTGGAGAATTTTGTGAGACAGCCTTTGAGACATTAAGTGGATTTTTGTATACAGGAACCCTTTCCTATGGGGCTTGCTATCAGGTCCCGGTCGAGCAGGTCAAGAACTGTAAATGGTATCGAAGAGCAACATCATGGTAGTCCTACTACCTTTGCAAATGTGGAAGCTTCTCCTGACGCAGCTGCTGGCTCTTCTCCATCAGATTGGCCGACTAACTCTGAGACGTGCGAGCAGACATGTTACAAGACTTGATTTTAAACAGAAAATCTGCAGCTTTGATTTCTCTACCATTTCTCCATTTTGGTAGTTTGCCAATGTTCACCGACTAGTTTTGTGCCACAAAACCCAGAAAAAGGCGAAGGCGCAGGAAGAGCTTAAAGATTTTGGCTGACTATAAAAGAAATACAACAATGCACACAAGCTCCAGTTTGACAGGATGCTGTAATCTGATTGTGGTTCAAGGCCTTTCTCTTCTCTGGATTTTGTTCATTTTGAGGTACTTCCATAGATTTGGGTCTTGACAAACTGTGCCTGGCTAGACATCTTGAGTTATACTCTCTGTGCCTAAAACTTTTGGCATGAATTTTGAACTCAATGTTCTATTGAGGTTTTTTAAAACAAGCTGTGTTAGTTGGTTTGGTTGGACGAGCTAAGATGAATATGTTAGGATCGATCCAAACGAGTCGTTCAATTCAAGTGAGTTGGTCGAGTCGGATAGATCAAAGGTCATATGGGTCGATCAATCCAGGGATGTCGAATACGATAAACAAATCCAAGGATGTTGAATACAATCCAAGGGACCTAGAACATGATCGGCGGCGGCGCCGCAGGAAGCCCGTTGACGGAGCTGGTGGAGGTGTCGGCGTTGCTGCGGGCGAGATGGCAGAGCTGGCGGAGCTTGGTGGGGACGTACCAGACGGAGAGGCGAGGGTGGGCGCTGAAGACGGCGTCGATATCCCAGCCGTGCCTCGCCGAAATCGCCACCAGCGGCTTGTAACACGCCTGCCGCCACGCCCCCACGTTCTCCCCCCGCTCCTTGAACGACCGCCGCAGCGCGTTCGACGCCTCCTCGTCCAGGCAGTGCAGCGCGTAGCAGTGCACGTAGTGCCGCATCTTGGGCTTGTTGATGTAGCTCGCCCCCACCTTCTTCGCGTATCGGAACACTTGGTTTGTAACCTGCATTTATTACAATCGTacgtatatatatatagttagtcCATGCTCTTCGATTCACCAAACAAAATACGGATACGAATTCTGTGTTCAAATAATGATACACCAGGAAAAGTGATCTGACACTTAACGCCAATGACAGGCTTAATTAAGATGTATTATTACGACTTGAAGCTTTAAGCACGAATGTCGACGAGCTCAAGAGGTTTCCGTACTTGCGGCGTTTATGAGGTGGGTTAGTACGTGACGTGTCACGAAAGCAGGGTTCCCGTTTGATGTTTGGTGTCAGTCGGCGCGGTTTCATAAAGTGGTCAAATCGTCCCGCGCCACTCTCGACAAGACAACTCCTCTCGCTATTCATAACAACCAAGGTGCTCCTGACACTGGTACGGCTGGGGAGCCGTGAGCGGGCCACAGCTCTGCTACTTGCTACGCGGAGGCAGGGGTAGACTAGAGGCTATAGAGCGAGAGCGAGAGAAGGGAAGTACAGACCTTGGTGGGGCACTTGTGGCCGTGCTGGCGGGCTAGGGCCTGCACTTGGAGGAGGAAGTGGCGGCACTGGTCGTAGAGGTGGAAAAGATAGTCGAGGCCGTTCTTCTTCGCCCGAGCCACCTCCCCCGGCTCCGTCACGATGAACGGGTGCTCCCTCTGTCGCTCCGCTCGCAGGCTCTTACCCGACGTCTCCGACCCCGATCCccactcctcctc
This region of Zingiber officinale cultivar Zhangliang chromosome 9A, Zo_v1.1, whole genome shotgun sequence genomic DNA includes:
- the LOC122020088 gene encoding protein MEI2-like 4, producing the protein MPTRIMEHNGLSPFVRNSEDSSLFFEELVFLTERQVGLKKSGSEIDHHGAHPQRNLGQSGLCMRREQMVGISNSWKDVDQYSSLQSDLSSLSTTSAIREPKHQSGPLYDRFFSSSLSDIFVKKLQLSSSNVTFCQSRDENNLDEDEPFQSMEELEARTIGNLLPDDDDLLSGVNDDIGFVGRVNNRGDIDDDIFYSGGGIELEIDDTIDANKASELVEAANEQLSGLNGLFSGEHPFGERPSRTLFVRNINSNVEDAELKSLFEQYGEIRTIYTACKHRGFVMISYYDIRAARNAMKSLQSKPLRRRRLDIHFSIPKNNPSEKDINQGTLVVFNLDASVSNDDLRHIFGAYGEIKEIRETPHKHNHKFIEFYDVRAAEAALHSLNRSDIAGKKIKLESSRPGGARRLMQSPELEQEASNGWKSGSDDHSKSGCFGSVSHGIIASNGLENGSFDRLHSTVCAPISPFTDATSHAMSSTVSQNLSTTLRFASISGQYNQAAHADLSHSLNQFNFGVQGQGITSFHPHSLPDFHNGTTNGTPCESSNLMSAMSFNVNMRSTEETNNRFLQKVGSGTLNQYNNAIGVSGIGSFPLNGRPYVWDNSNAYHHQPPNPISWPNLSSFANNVPPTHDQSQMHGDPRSSHMLNTVPHLHHAGSAPQVTPLWDRRHGYGGAATDSHALLPGSLGNMRFSDMPKLHPMDIASCGLPVHAIGNCIDPNPSLVGISSSQQRGQIFHGRSAMILTPSSLDGPIDRIKSRRNDANSNQADSKKQYELDIELIIRGEDSRTTLMLKNIPNKYTSKMLLAAIDENHRGTYDFFYLPIDFKNKCNVGYAFINMTKPQHIIPFYQSFNGKKWEKFNSEKVASLAYARIQGKSALITHFQNSSLMNEDKRCRPIIFHSDGPNAGDQEPFPMGLAIRSRSSRSRTVNGIEEQHHGSPTTFANVEASPDAAAGSSPSDWPTNSETCEQTCYKT